A single genomic interval of Anopheles marshallii chromosome 2, idAnoMarsDA_429_01, whole genome shotgun sequence harbors:
- the LOC128709519 gene encoding muscle-specific protein 20-like, translating into MALERQVRAKIAGKRDLEKDKEAQYWIEEVLGEKFPAGVLYEDALRDGLILCKLINKLEPGAVSKINTSGGQFKMMENINLFQQAIKKYGVPDLDVFQTVDLYEKKDIAQVTSTIFALGRACYKHPQFQGPFLGPKPADECKRNFTDEQLNAGQAIIGLQAGTNKGATQAGQNIGAGRKIILGK; encoded by the exons ATGGCTTTGGAGCGTCAAGTTCGTGCTAAG ATCGCTGGCAAGCGTGACCTGGAGAAGGATAAGGAAGCTCAGTACTGGATCGAGGAGGTGCTCGGTGAGAAGTTCCCGGCCGGTGTCCTGTACGAGGACGCCCTCCGCGATGGGCTGATCCTGTGCAAACTGATCAACAAGCTGGAACCGGGCGCGGTGTCGAAGATCAACACATCGGGCGGACAGTTCAAGATGATGGAGAACATCAACCTGTTCCAGCAGGCGATCAAGAAGTACGGCGTGCCCGATCTGGACGTGTTCCAAACGGTGGACTTGTACGAGAAGAAGGACATCGCGCAGGTTACCAGCACAATCTTCGCCCTGGGACGAGCA TGCTACAAGCATCCACAGTTCCAGGGACCATTCCTCGGACCAAAGCCGGCGGACGAGTGCAAGCGCAACTTCACGGACGAGCAGCTGAACGCGGGGCAGGCCATCATCGGGTTGCAGGCGGGCACGAACAAGGGTGCGACCCAGGCTGGTCAGAACATTGGCGCCGGTCGTAAAATTATTCTCGGCAAGTAA